The Sinomicrobium kalidii genome contains a region encoding:
- a CDS encoding SusC/RagA family TonB-linked outer membrane protein translates to MKKLMNSMRQGSFALKFDLKMRLALLLLFISLFRIQASSYSQNIKISVDLEQVTVGKFFNTVESMTSYRFLYNHRDVNLDRKINVYAWKEPLYKVLNRVFKDTNISHRVVGHQIVLNTFILKPVKPDGKDDLQEKLISGRVMDKNGMPLLGVTVLIKGTQQGTSTDEEGHFEIIAEEGDVLVFSYIGFSKREISVGEEQEFNVRLTEQANELGEITVTGYQTISSERTTGAFSKLKTDDFKSQRLNSLDAVLEGRIVGYQDGVIRGVTSMNGLTTPLYVIDGFPVEKTRYDGIYGLEENLPDLNIEDIESITVLKDAAAASIYGARAANGVVVITTKKAKAGETNISFSSNLTLSPYKYYTGNLTNSADIIGLEQEWANGNPNLQATNGSTASYASSLLDNAVYTSQGMQTILNYYAGNISENELNNTLTRLGASGFQYYDDLDRYAKRDQYYQQYNLSFGRATEKNSFNASVTYKDNKFEDRYSEDNSLGINLRNSTEITDWLTMDVGTYIFFNNADEQAYDALNPGFVYQPYNRLVNEDGTSFTSTAASRYNVSTLQSLDTYNMYNMDITPMDELGRNIRERKNFSNRTYAKFNVKLSDAFSYNAMFQYEYGVERINQLKDKNSYEVRSRVNSLVTISPANKAVYNLPYGDISFRSNQYSNAYNFRQQLNFDKLFNDVHDISIIAGTEMRHSKLEYSNQTRYGYDSQTLSFTPVNQADLLQVYGSVLGGSMTQNDFSAERELLNRYVSVYGNAGYTYDSRYTLTGSLRWDRSNLWGTDNKYQNKPTWSAGAGWNVHNEAFFKPSWVNMLKLRFSYGIGGNVAKDSAPYLTASYRSNNNVGGIQGSISSRPNPELSWEKTTTTNIGIDFSLFSNRLNGTVDLYHKKGEDLLANSNGVPTEGWGYDTYTLNNGEMTNRGIEVSLDGRILKTPDFSWDAGILYAYNKNKVTYVNVEAPVYFLQLDYPSAYPRVGKNFNSIYGYKWAGLSNTGLPQVYDASGTAVSHNPADLEAIEDYGTTVPVQSGSFRTSVAYKDFSLSALFIYELGHKIRNTFLPMFNNSYSGATGGYITNIGTVNKRIRDRWLNPGDEAHTDVPRVVYEYDPDYSYDLQSIYSDADINILDASNLRLSNVSLAYQTSELASKLGIENIRINFNVENVFTMAKSRDVKYLLNGYRTPNFVLGFNVNL, encoded by the coding sequence ATGAAAAAACTCATGAATTCAATGAGGCAGGGTTCTTTTGCCTTAAAATTTGACCTGAAAATGAGACTTGCACTATTACTTCTTTTCATTTCCCTATTCCGGATTCAGGCAAGTTCATATTCACAGAACATTAAAATTTCTGTCGACCTGGAGCAAGTAACGGTAGGTAAATTTTTCAACACCGTCGAATCCATGACCTCCTACCGGTTTTTGTACAATCACAGGGATGTGAACCTTGACCGGAAGATCAATGTTTACGCCTGGAAAGAACCTTTGTACAAGGTGTTGAACAGGGTGTTTAAAGACACGAATATTTCCCATAGGGTGGTCGGTCACCAGATCGTACTCAACACGTTTATCTTAAAACCCGTTAAACCGGATGGCAAGGACGACCTGCAGGAGAAGCTGATCTCCGGGAGGGTTATGGATAAAAATGGCATGCCTTTGCTCGGCGTGACGGTATTGATCAAGGGAACGCAGCAGGGGACTTCGACAGATGAAGAAGGACATTTTGAAATTATAGCCGAAGAGGGCGATGTGCTGGTCTTCAGTTATATCGGGTTTTCGAAGCGGGAAATATCTGTAGGAGAAGAACAGGAGTTCAATGTAAGGCTAACCGAACAAGCTAATGAACTGGGCGAGATCACGGTTACGGGATACCAGACCATTTCGAGCGAACGCACAACGGGAGCTTTCTCCAAACTGAAGACGGATGATTTTAAATCGCAACGTTTAAATAGTCTGGATGCCGTACTGGAAGGCCGGATCGTCGGGTATCAGGATGGGGTGATCCGGGGGGTAACCTCCATGAACGGATTAACAACACCCTTGTATGTCATAGACGGATTTCCTGTTGAAAAGACCAGGTATGATGGAATTTATGGCCTGGAGGAAAATCTTCCGGATCTGAATATTGAAGATATTGAAAGTATAACCGTTCTTAAAGATGCTGCCGCAGCGTCCATTTATGGTGCGCGTGCTGCTAATGGTGTTGTTGTGATTACAACTAAAAAAGCCAAAGCAGGAGAAACCAACATTTCCTTTTCCAGCAATTTGACGCTCTCCCCTTATAAATATTACACAGGCAATCTGACCAACTCGGCTGATATTATCGGGTTGGAGCAGGAGTGGGCCAACGGCAATCCCAACTTACAGGCTACGAACGGAAGTACCGCATCGTATGCCTCCTCTCTGCTGGATAATGCGGTGTATACCAGCCAGGGGATGCAAACAATCTTAAACTATTATGCGGGTAATATTTCAGAAAACGAATTGAACAATACCTTAACCCGGCTGGGAGCCTCCGGATTTCAATATTATGACGACCTGGACCGATATGCCAAACGGGATCAGTATTACCAGCAATATAACCTGAGTTTCGGCAGGGCTACCGAAAAGAACAGTTTCAATGCCTCCGTAACCTATAAGGATAATAAGTTCGAGGATCGTTATTCGGAAGATAATTCCCTGGGGATCAATTTGAGGAATTCCACTGAAATTACGGATTGGCTGACCATGGATGTCGGAACATACATCTTTTTCAACAATGCGGATGAACAGGCCTACGATGCCTTAAACCCGGGTTTTGTATACCAGCCGTACAACAGGCTGGTCAATGAAGACGGAACTTCGTTTACATCTACTGCGGCATCCCGGTATAATGTGTCAACCCTTCAGTCCCTGGATACCTATAATATGTATAACATGGATATTACGCCCATGGATGAACTGGGAAGAAATATAAGGGAACGCAAAAACTTTTCGAACAGGACCTATGCCAAGTTCAATGTCAAATTAAGCGATGCTTTTTCTTATAATGCCATGTTCCAGTACGAATATGGTGTGGAGCGTATAAATCAGCTCAAAGATAAAAATTCTTATGAAGTCAGGTCGCGGGTCAATAGCCTGGTCACCATTTCACCTGCGAATAAGGCCGTGTATAATTTGCCTTACGGAGATATCTCTTTCCGCAGCAATCAGTATTCCAATGCCTACAATTTCCGACAGCAATTGAATTTTGATAAGCTGTTTAATGATGTTCACGATATAAGTATCATCGCCGGGACGGAAATGCGGCATTCCAAACTGGAATACAGCAATCAAACCCGTTATGGGTATGACTCTCAAACCTTGTCTTTCACACCGGTAAACCAGGCCGACCTGCTGCAGGTCTATGGTTCGGTTTTAGGAGGGTCTATGACTCAAAACGATTTTTCGGCCGAAAGGGAATTGCTCAACCGTTACGTCTCCGTGTACGGGAATGCCGGGTATACCTACGATTCGCGATACACCCTGACGGGAAGCCTGCGCTGGGACCGTTCCAACCTGTGGGGAACGGACAACAAGTACCAGAACAAACCCACATGGTCTGCCGGGGCGGGCTGGAATGTACACAACGAGGCCTTTTTTAAACCTTCGTGGGTAAACATGCTCAAACTCCGGTTTTCTTATGGTATCGGGGGGAATGTGGCCAAAGACTCGGCACCGTATTTAACGGCAAGTTACAGGTCCAACAATAACGTAGGGGGTATACAGGGAAGCATAAGTTCCCGGCCGAACCCGGAATTGTCCTGGGAAAAGACCACCACAACCAACATAGGGATTGATTTCTCTTTGTTCAGTAACCGGTTGAACGGAACGGTCGACCTGTATCATAAAAAGGGAGAAGACCTGCTGGCCAACAGCAATGGCGTTCCGACGGAAGGTTGGGGATACGATACCTATACCCTTAACAACGGCGAAATGACCAACCGCGGTATAGAGGTCAGCCTTGACGGCCGTATTCTGAAAACACCGGATTTCTCATGGGATGCCGGTATCCTGTATGCCTACAATAAAAATAAGGTGACCTATGTCAATGTAGAAGCCCCGGTGTATTTCCTGCAACTGGATTATCCTTCGGCCTATCCCAGGGTGGGGAAGAACTTTAATTCCATATACGGGTACAAATGGGCGGGACTGAGCAATACGGGCCTGCCGCAGGTGTATGATGCATCGGGGACTGCCGTATCTCATAACCCGGCCGATCTGGAGGCCATTGAAGATTACGGTACAACCGTACCCGTTCAGAGCGGATCTTTCAGGACATCGGTAGCGTATAAGGACTTTTCGCTTTCAGCCCTTTTTATCTACGAACTGGGTCATAAGATCAGGAATACGTTTTTACCCATGTTCAATAACAGTTACTCTGGTGCAACAGGAGGCTATATTACCAATATAGGAACGGTAAACAAGCGCATCAGGGACCGCTGGTTAAACCCCGGGGACGAGGCGCATACGGATGTGCCCCGTGTGGTCTACGAATACGATCCGGATTATAGTTACGACCTGCAATCCATTTATTCTGATGCAGACATCAATATCCTGGATGCCTCGAACCTGCGGCTGAGCAATGTGTCGTTGGCGTATCAGACGTCCGAACTGGCTTCTAAACTGGGTATAGAGAATATTCGCATCAATTTTAATGTGGAAAATGTTTTTACCATGGCCAAAAGCAGGGATGTAAAGTACCTGTTGAATGGGTACCGGACTCCGAATTTTGTGCTTGGATTTAATGTGAATCTCTGA
- a CDS encoding RagB/SusD family nutrient uptake outer membrane protein: MKKIYITILCPLMLIVGLTSCDDYLDDIPKGSKIPRTLADFEALIRDEYTNHRVNVNQALNLLNDRYVTEATLSFYPLDKANYLWDESADRIALNRADEGTYYSGYAAISTFNLIIENALETTEATEAGQQELWAQAKVLRAMCYFNLANYYADTYQATTASEKLSVPVITSADINAPSEQVSIQELYDFILKDMEDALPGLPEGSSTALHPNLGTGYAFLARVYLQMGNYEQALNYADKALEENNSLYDWRAYYNDNKSVIEDPDAYISTPSPMGFDYVENYNYRHGALSRITTENNIPVERAPRFEEGDARFLSRWKIRTVGAETFYNSTLSGYFNYGGMTTVEVYLIKAECLARQGSIDDAMAVLNRVRKTRILPDVYQDLTAANEAEAMEAILRTKKNELILTIVPFCDARRLNTEGVYTTGFTKEYKGETYTLTPDSHLWTMPFPQGATDNPGNGTITQNVDK; encoded by the coding sequence ATGAAAAAAATATATATCACCATACTGTGTCCTTTAATGCTGATCGTCGGGTTGACTTCCTGTGACGATTATCTGGACGACATACCGAAAGGGTCTAAAATACCACGGACATTAGCCGATTTCGAGGCGCTGATACGGGATGAATACACGAACCATAGGGTGAATGTAAACCAGGCCTTAAACCTGTTGAATGACAGGTATGTGACCGAAGCGACACTGTCTTTTTATCCCCTGGATAAAGCCAATTATCTCTGGGACGAATCTGCAGATCGCATCGCTTTGAACCGGGCAGATGAAGGAACGTATTACTCCGGTTATGCGGCAATCTCCACATTCAATTTAATTATTGAAAATGCCCTGGAGACAACAGAAGCCACGGAAGCCGGGCAGCAGGAGCTGTGGGCACAGGCCAAGGTATTAAGGGCCATGTGCTATTTTAACCTGGCTAATTATTATGCCGATACTTATCAGGCCACTACCGCATCGGAAAAGCTGTCCGTTCCCGTAATTACCAGCGCGGATATCAATGCTCCCAGCGAACAGGTGAGTATTCAGGAGTTATATGATTTTATCCTGAAAGATATGGAAGACGCCCTGCCCGGTTTGCCCGAGGGGTCCTCAACCGCATTGCACCCGAACCTGGGGACAGGTTATGCCTTTCTGGCGCGGGTGTATTTGCAAATGGGCAATTACGAACAGGCATTGAATTATGCCGATAAGGCCCTGGAGGAAAATAACAGCTTATACGACTGGAGAGCGTATTACAACGACAATAAATCGGTTATAGAAGACCCGGATGCTTATATAAGTACGCCTTCACCGATGGGATTCGATTATGTCGAAAACTATAATTATCGCCATGGAGCCCTTTCCAGGATCACAACTGAGAATAACATCCCGGTAGAACGGGCACCACGATTTGAAGAAGGGGACGCCCGTTTTTTATCGCGCTGGAAGATCAGGACTGTGGGCGCAGAGACGTTTTATAACTCCACATTGTCAGGTTATTTCAATTACGGCGGTATGACCACTGTTGAGGTTTACCTGATAAAAGCCGAATGTCTGGCACGTCAGGGCAGCATAGACGATGCCATGGCAGTATTAAACCGGGTGCGTAAAACCCGGATCTTACCTGATGTTTACCAGGATTTAACCGCAGCAAACGAAGCAGAGGCCATGGAGGCCATTCTAAGAACCAAAAAAAACGAACTTATTTTAACCATAGTTCCGTTTTGCGATGCCAGGCGTTTAAATACGGAAGGTGTATATACCACCGGTTTTACTAAAGAATATAAAGGTGAAACATATACGCTGACCCCGGATTCCCATTTATGGACCATGCCGTTCCCCCAGGGGGCTACCGATAATCCCGGGAATGGGACTATAACCCAAAATGTGGATAAATAG
- a CDS encoding TlpA disulfide reductase family protein: MKRIINRILGVCLIIGIASCKSDTQKKLSPDRYELNAIVNGVEDGMVVKLVPGATHTSESPIAETRVTNGAFMFTGKLEEPRFFYIVFGENKGMIPALLEDSRIKLTATATIPDKESDRIVFDSVHISGSESNDYFKEQTAFKAELNADYEAYHKGYEELSMLLGKARGENDKKLMDSLVNTSEYKEFDRKEKAFFDKVERKSKDLILSHKDSWWGPFFMLIQYTYFTPEQEPIYAQFSKEAKQSYYGQLVNEEVNPKGLTGEKISNFSLKDKDGQSTDLNTILSEKKYVLIDFWASWCAPCRKEIPNLKKAHKDFSKKGFEILSISIDEKQNAWLKALEEENMQWPNLFDDDKVSKTFKVKAIPATFLVDENGFVVAENLRGEALDEKLAELFKE, translated from the coding sequence ATGAAACGAATTATCAATAGAATATTAGGAGTTTGTTTAATTATAGGAATAGCTTCCTGTAAATCGGATACCCAAAAAAAATTAAGTCCGGATAGGTATGAATTAAATGCGATAGTTAATGGTGTTGAGGACGGTATGGTCGTAAAACTTGTACCTGGCGCAACGCATACAAGCGAATCGCCGATCGCAGAAACAAGGGTTACTAATGGAGCGTTTATGTTTACAGGGAAATTAGAAGAACCCCGGTTTTTTTATATCGTTTTTGGAGAGAATAAAGGAATGATTCCTGCTCTTCTTGAAGACTCGAGAATAAAACTAACGGCAACGGCTACTATTCCGGATAAGGAAAGTGATAGAATTGTGTTTGATAGTGTACATATAAGCGGTTCTGAGTCTAATGATTATTTTAAGGAACAGACCGCATTTAAGGCCGAATTAAATGCCGATTATGAAGCATACCATAAAGGGTATGAGGAGCTTAGTATGTTATTAGGCAAAGCCAGAGGAGAAAATGACAAAAAATTAATGGATTCTTTAGTGAATACTTCAGAATATAAAGAATTTGATAGAAAAGAAAAGGCATTTTTTGATAAGGTAGAAAGAAAGTCAAAGGATTTAATATTAAGTCATAAAGATTCTTGGTGGGGACCATTTTTTATGTTGATTCAGTATACTTACTTCACTCCTGAACAAGAACCCATATATGCACAATTTTCTAAAGAAGCCAAACAAAGCTACTATGGACAATTAGTGAACGAAGAAGTAAACCCAAAAGGTTTAACCGGAGAAAAGATTTCAAATTTTAGTTTAAAGGATAAAGATGGGCAATCTACGGATTTGAACACCATCCTTTCAGAAAAGAAGTATGTCTTAATCGATTTTTGGGCAAGCTGGTGTGCCCCGTGCCGTAAAGAAATCCCGAATCTTAAAAAAGCCCACAAAGATTTTTCAAAAAAAGGATTTGAAATTTTGAGCATTTCAATTGATGAAAAGCAAAATGCCTGGTTAAAGGCTCTTGAGGAAGAAAATATGCAATGGCCTAATCTTTTTGATGATGATAAGGTCAGTAAGACTTTTAAGGTAAAAGCCATACCGGCCACTTTTCTGGTTGATGAAAATGGTTTTGTAGTCGCTGAAAATTTGAGAGGGGAAGCTTTAGATGAAAAGTTAGCGGAATTATTTAAAGAGTGA
- a CDS encoding TlpA disulfide reductase family protein, with amino-acid sequence MKATRWGILCFGIAFWVSCAEKKEHKGYAVTGNIEGLDNGTVYLEPVGEAGKPDSSLVENGGFSFNGVLEEPLRYRLKVKGGEDRGMTFILSNDIIEIEAEKDSLFRGKITGASVEEVYRSYYENEFQELREMAGPVYRLSDSITQQGKVEMTPEQRAVMDKKWDELDKKSASITTDFIRKHTNSVASALIIQERYITYPNLEMADKLYNSLSPEVQESHYGKQLHASLATMKKTAVGNKAPDFTQPDREGNRVSLSDFRGQYVFLDFWASWCAPCRKENPNVLEAYKKYHEAGLEIVAVSLDDKKDKWEKAIEEDGLTWLHLSDLKGFKNEAAQEYGVQAIPQNFLIDPQGQIIGKNLRGEGLQEKLKEVFEPVN; translated from the coding sequence ATGAAAGCAACAAGATGGGGCATATTGTGCTTCGGCATCGCTTTTTGGGTATCGTGTGCAGAAAAGAAAGAACACAAAGGATATGCAGTTACAGGAAATATAGAAGGACTTGATAATGGAACTGTATACCTGGAACCGGTTGGAGAAGCAGGGAAACCGGATTCTTCCCTTGTCGAAAACGGCGGATTCAGTTTTAACGGCGTACTGGAAGAACCGCTCCGGTACAGGTTAAAGGTGAAGGGAGGAGAAGATCGGGGTATGACCTTTATCCTTAGTAATGATATTATTGAAATCGAGGCTGAAAAGGATTCGCTGTTCAGGGGAAAAATTACGGGAGCTTCAGTAGAAGAGGTGTACCGTAGTTATTACGAAAATGAATTTCAGGAACTCCGGGAAATGGCCGGGCCTGTTTACAGATTATCGGATTCCATCACGCAGCAGGGCAAAGTGGAAATGACCCCGGAGCAAAGGGCCGTGATGGATAAAAAATGGGATGAGTTAGATAAAAAATCAGCTTCGATAACTACGGACTTCATACGGAAACATACTAATTCCGTTGCCTCGGCATTGATTATTCAGGAAAGATATATTACCTACCCGAATTTAGAAATGGCCGACAAATTATATAACAGCCTGAGCCCGGAAGTTCAGGAATCCCATTATGGGAAGCAACTGCATGCTTCACTGGCTACAATGAAGAAAACGGCCGTCGGGAATAAAGCCCCGGACTTTACCCAACCCGACCGGGAAGGGAACAGGGTCAGCCTTTCGGATTTCAGGGGACAATATGTTTTCCTGGACTTCTGGGCAAGCTGGTGTGCCCCCTGCAGGAAGGAGAATCCCAATGTCCTGGAGGCTTACAAAAAATACCACGAGGCAGGCCTGGAGATTGTGGCTGTATCCCTGGACGACAAGAAAGACAAGTGGGAAAAAGCCATTGAAGAAGACGGGTTGACCTGGCTTCACCTTTCCGATCTTAAGGGATTTAAGAACGAGGCGGCCCAGGAGTATGGAGTCCAGGCCATACCTCAGAATTTTCTAATCGATCCGCAGGGGCAGATTATCGGTAAAAATTTGAGGGGAGAAGGCTTACAGGAAAAGTTAAAGGAAGTTTTTGAACCGGTCAATTGA
- a CDS encoding M16 family metallopeptidase: protein MKNNVLGLLCFLIIAVAPAQVSDKFKKNKELGGIEEYEYQPNGLKILLLQDNSTPVVTVQVVYHVGSTNEVSGTTGATHLLEHLMFKGTPKFNKRKGTAIFPTLQNVGARMNATTWYDRTNYYETIPSDQIELALEIEADRMRNSLLLEEDKASEMTVVRNEFERGMNSPARLLQSQIWSVAYMASPYHHSTIGWRSDIENVPMEKLREFYDTYYWPNNATLTVVGDFQKDEVFRLVDKYFGKITRSPHEIPQPYTTEPEQLGPRKLVVKRPGKVGIVTRAYKIPGKRHEDYPALEVLSDLLAAGPSSILNKTYVDTGIALYARAGANAFKDAGLFTIDLGINSEKEHEDIDSKLITTIDSIKALDFNQDDIDRILSKKEAQNILYRDGSGVISSMLNEAIASGDWTGYVTDIEKLKKVTREDVKRVARKYLDINQSTTGYFIPENSDPKQGGNPGSQGEDKGSKMFFRDPGLVMGTEAEVSPRKEDDLKAVAGINSKIKRKEVAGIDVISLKTSAKDFVSVNGSLSIGDYMESGENELIPMLTAYMLNKGTQQKNKVEFSQALEKLGVHISASASDRNIHFSFKCLKKDIPEVISLFSEALKIPLFDNNEFNLLKGQLKGNMSEQLNDPGRQARIKLLQTIYKPGHPNYARSTEESLELLDKATIEEVKAFHKKYFGTASFRLVVVGDVDEEKVHTALKNNFSNWKGGVQEDLDVEKTDEVMEIASRKTEKVFIPEKSSAELLIGQYTGLNEKDPDYMAFYLANSILGSGFSGRLMATVRDNEGLTYGIGSGHNGDALTGGYWTVNGTFNPDLMDKGYESTMREINKWYADGVTRKELENIKSYLTGSYKVGMSTTRSLAGTLMNFVNKGYAPEYIYEYPSKIMEPGLDEVNKAIKKYLDPEKLVIVKAGTLGNND, encoded by the coding sequence ATGAAAAACAATGTTTTGGGATTGCTTTGCTTTTTAATCATTGCAGTCGCTCCGGCCCAGGTTTCGGACAAATTCAAGAAGAACAAGGAGTTAGGGGGGATCGAGGAATACGAATACCAGCCCAACGGCTTAAAGATACTGCTGTTACAGGACAACAGCACCCCGGTGGTGACCGTACAGGTCGTATATCACGTAGGTTCCACGAACGAGGTCAGCGGGACCACCGGGGCCACGCATTTGCTCGAACATTTGATGTTCAAGGGGACACCGAAATTTAACAAGCGAAAGGGCACGGCCATTTTTCCCACGCTACAGAACGTTGGCGCAAGAATGAATGCCACTACATGGTACGACCGTACCAATTATTATGAGACCATTCCCAGTGACCAGATCGAACTGGCTCTGGAAATAGAGGCCGACCGGATGCGGAATTCCCTTTTGCTTGAGGAGGACAAGGCAAGTGAGATGACCGTGGTGCGCAATGAATTCGAACGGGGAATGAACAGCCCCGCCCGCCTGTTGCAGAGCCAGATCTGGTCCGTGGCCTATATGGCAAGTCCTTACCATCATTCCACTATAGGCTGGAGATCGGATATAGAAAACGTACCTATGGAAAAACTCCGGGAGTTTTACGACACCTATTACTGGCCCAACAATGCCACACTTACGGTGGTCGGGGATTTTCAAAAGGACGAGGTGTTCCGGCTGGTGGATAAGTATTTCGGAAAGATCACGAGGTCCCCTCACGAGATCCCGCAGCCCTATACCACGGAACCGGAACAATTGGGCCCCCGTAAACTCGTGGTAAAAAGACCGGGGAAAGTCGGAATTGTGACCAGGGCCTATAAGATTCCCGGAAAACGTCACGAAGACTATCCTGCACTGGAAGTGTTATCCGATCTTTTGGCGGCAGGCCCTTCCTCCATTTTAAACAAGACCTATGTAGATACCGGGATCGCCCTGTACGCCAGGGCCGGGGCCAATGCTTTTAAAGATGCCGGGCTGTTTACGATCGATCTGGGAATAAATTCCGAAAAGGAACATGAGGACATTGATTCAAAATTAATAACGACTATAGACAGTATTAAGGCTCTTGATTTTAACCAGGATGATATCGACCGTATCCTGTCCAAAAAGGAAGCACAAAATATATTGTACAGGGATGGTTCCGGTGTAATTTCCTCCATGCTCAACGAAGCCATTGCCTCTGGTGATTGGACCGGTTATGTCACGGATATCGAAAAACTAAAGAAAGTGACCAGAGAAGATGTTAAAAGGGTAGCCCGAAAATACCTGGATATAAACCAGAGTACTACCGGATATTTTATTCCTGAAAACAGCGATCCGAAACAGGGAGGAAATCCCGGTTCGCAGGGGGAAGACAAAGGGTCAAAAATGTTTTTCAGGGATCCCGGCCTCGTCATGGGAACAGAAGCAGAAGTATCTCCCCGAAAAGAAGATGATCTCAAAGCTGTTGCGGGGATTAATTCCAAAATAAAAAGAAAGGAGGTGGCAGGTATTGATGTCATCAGCCTGAAAACCTCGGCCAAAGACTTCGTTTCGGTCAATGGCAGTCTTTCGATTGGCGATTATATGGAATCCGGGGAGAATGAGCTGATCCCCATGCTTACGGCTTACATGCTCAACAAGGGGACACAGCAAAAAAACAAGGTTGAATTTTCCCAGGCGCTTGAAAAGTTGGGGGTACATATCTCCGCATCGGCTTCGGACCGGAATATCCATTTTTCCTTTAAATGCCTGAAAAAAGATATTCCCGAAGTGATAAGCCTGTTTTCGGAAGCATTGAAAATACCCTTGTTTGATAATAATGAATTTAACCTGTTGAAGGGGCAGCTTAAAGGCAATATGAGCGAACAGCTCAATGACCCGGGAAGGCAGGCCAGGATCAAACTGTTACAGACCATTTATAAACCCGGTCACCCGAATTACGCCCGGTCTACCGAAGAAAGCCTGGAATTGCTCGACAAGGCCACGATAGAAGAAGTAAAAGCCTTTCACAAAAAATATTTCGGCACGGCCTCGTTCCGCCTGGTTGTGGTTGGGGATGTGGATGAAGAAAAAGTACACACGGCATTAAAAAATAATTTTTCCAACTGGAAGGGTGGAGTCCAGGAGGATCTGGACGTTGAAAAGACTGATGAGGTCATGGAGATAGCTTCCAGGAAAACAGAGAAAGTTTTTATTCCCGAAAAGAGCAGTGCCGAATTACTGATCGGTCAATATACCGGGCTGAATGAAAAAGATCCGGATTATATGGCGTTCTACCTGGCCAATTCAATCTTGGGGTCCGGCTTCTCGGGCAGGCTAATGGCCACGGTCAGGGACAATGAAGGCCTTACCTACGGCATAGGTTCCGGGCACAATGGTGATGCATTGACAGGAGGATACTGGACCGTCAATGGCACTTTTAACCCGGATTTGATGGATAAGGGATATGAATCCACCATGCGGGAAATCAATAAGTGGTATGCCGATGGAGTGACAAGGAAAGAGCTCGAAAATATAAAATCCTATCTCACGGGAAGCTATAAAGTAGGAATGTCAACGACAAGGAGTCTTGCCGGTACCCTCATGAATTTTGTCAATAAGGGCTATGCACCCGAATATATTTACGAGTACCCTTCAAAAATTATGGAACCCGGTCTGGATGAGGTCAACAAAGCCATAAAAAAATACCTGGACCCTGAGAAACTGGTTATTGTAAAAGCCGGAACGTTGGGAAACAATGATTAA